A segment of the Candidatus Manganitrophaceae bacterium genome:
ACGGCGGAGAAGCAGAGCAACGATCCGGGAGATGTAGAGCTGACGCGAAAAATTCGGAAAGAGATTACGTCGGATGATTCCTTATCGGTGCTCGCAAAGAATGTGAAAATTATCACGCAGGAGGGAAAAGTCACCCTTCGCGGACCGGTGAACAGCCCCGAGGAGAAGAATAATATTTCTAAAAAAGCGGAACAGATCGCCGGGGCCGGCAAGGTCCAAAACGAGCTTGAAGTCAAGGGCGCTGTCACCCGATAAAGGAGAAAACGAATGGCAAAAAGAGCAGTCATCGGCATATTTGACAATCCCTTCCAGGCGGAAGACTGTCTTGACCGTCTTCGCTATGCGGGATTTCTTCCGACCGATATCTCGGTCTTAACCCCCGACAAAGAGGGGATGCGCGACTTTATCCATGAAAAAGCGACCAAGGCGCCCGAAGGGGTGGCCACCGGCGCGACCACCGGCGGGGTGCTGGGCGGCATCGCCGGATGGCTCGTCGGCATCGGCTCGCTCGCCATCCCGGGGGTCGGCCCGTTCATTGCAGCCGGTCCGATTTTAGCGGCGCTCGGCGGAGCCGCCATCGGTGCGACCGCCGGCGGTGTCGCCGGTGGGTTGATCGGTCTCGGCATCCCCGAATACGAGGCGAAACAGTACGAAGCCAAGGTCAAAGAAGGAGGCATCCTCGTTTCGGTCCATTGTGACGATTCGGATCAGGTCAGCCGGGCGAAAGAGATCTTCAAGCAAAGCGGCGCGAGGGACATCTCCTCCACCGGCGAAGAAGGAGTATCGAAAAGCGAAGCAGCCTAGTGGTGCTGCCGCATCGTTCATCCATCCCCGAAAGGCGATTCCCCCCACAATCGACTTTCCCCGAGCGATGCGGCGGTGTCCCGGCGG
Coding sequences within it:
- a CDS encoding BON domain-containing protein → MKRFVSMVAIFLFAGGIAYAAGTHDEQGGSPPAVAPDNSKINTRDEHPSAKTAEKQSNDPGDVELTRKIRKEITSDDSLSVLAKNVKIITQEGKVTLRGPVNSPEEKNNISKKAEQIAGAGKVQNELEVKGAVTR
- a CDS encoding DUF3341 domain-containing protein, which gives rise to MAKRAVIGIFDNPFQAEDCLDRLRYAGFLPTDISVLTPDKEGMRDFIHEKATKAPEGVATGATTGGVLGGIAGWLVGIGSLAIPGVGPFIAAGPILAALGGAAIGATAGGVAGGLIGLGIPEYEAKQYEAKVKEGGILVSVHCDDSDQVSRAKEIFKQSGARDISSTGEEGVSKSEAA